The following coding sequences lie in one Acropora palmata chromosome 3, jaAcrPala1.3, whole genome shotgun sequence genomic window:
- the LOC141877081 gene encoding uncharacterized protein LOC141877081, with translation MNYIAFIALSLMSVQAALAIHCYKCQPSGDEMASYMQSRMAGNTSEPPCSNVTEVVDCSQDPIIGMVADACLSVSITFNYSMIGEVTQNGRDCGVKSNCSSVLKNFNCAEMMSQSNPFMEVTQCDVSCCQEDRCNGPTSSSSSEGSSANPGSSTTPAAATLQCTKAPFNAATFCIVCLVYSAIINLF, from the coding sequence CTTTGGCCATCCACTGCTACAAATGCCAACCAAGCGGGGACGAGATGGCGAGCTACATGCAGAGTAGAATGGCGGGAAATACAAGCGAGCCTCCTTGCTCCAATGTCACTGAAGTTGTCGACTGCAGTCAGGATCCGATCATCGGTATGGTGGCGGATGCGTGCTTATCAGTCAGCATTACTTTCAACTACTCAATGATCGGCGAGGTTACTCAAAACGGGCGAGACTGCGGTGTGAAGTCGAACTGCAGCAGCGTGCTCAAGAATTTTAATTGTGCCGAAATGATGTCTCAGTCTAATCCTTTTATGGAGGTGACACAGTGTGACGTCAGTTGCTGTCAAGAAGACCGGTGCAATGGTCCTACATCATCATCCTCATCTGAAGGCTCCTCAGCAAATCCTGGTTCTTCAACGACTCCTGCAGCGGCAACCCTGCAGTGCACCAAAGCTCCTTTTAACGCTGCCACCTTCTGCATTGTGTGCTTGGTCTACTCGGCCATAATTAACCTGTTTTAA